Proteins encoded in a region of the Pirellulales bacterium genome:
- the pgi gene encoding glucose-6-phosphate isomerase, producing MATIREALTQSTAWRALAAHYDTLRDANLRDLFADDPARGTRLAVEAEGIYLDYSKNRLTDETLKLLFDLARERGLPGRIQAMFSGEKINVTEGRAVLHVALRAPRGATIMVDGQNVVPLVHAVLDKMGAFCERVRGGDWRGFTDRPIKNVVNIGIGGSDLGPVMAYHALRHYSRRDMTFRFISNIDGTDFAEAVRDLDPAETLFIVASKTFTTLETLTNARSARDWCVAALGDERAVARHFVAVSTNAAEVAKFGIDTTHMFEFWDWVGGRYSFESAIGLSLMLAIGPAQFAKMLAGFHALDEHFRSAPLERNLPALLGLIGVWYDNFFGAESVAILPYDQYLDRFSAYLQQLDMESNGKRVDLDGRAVDYETGPVVWGTPGTNGQHAYFQLLHQGTKLVPCDFIGFRQSLNPLGRHHDLLMANFLAQTEALAFGKTADEVRAEGVAERLVPHRTFPGNRPSNSLLLERLTPESLGKLVALYEHKVFVQGTIWNINSFDQWGVELGKALAQRIVPELESAGPPQPAHDSSTNELIRRYRERR from the coding sequence ATGGCGACAATTCGTGAAGCGCTAACTCAATCGACCGCATGGCGGGCGCTGGCGGCGCACTACGACACGCTGCGCGACGCAAACCTGCGCGACCTGTTTGCCGACGATCCGGCGCGGGGCACGCGGTTGGCCGTCGAGGCGGAAGGAATCTACCTCGACTACTCCAAGAACCGCCTGACCGACGAAACGCTGAAACTGCTATTCGATCTGGCGCGCGAGCGTGGACTACCCGGCCGCATTCAGGCGATGTTCAGCGGCGAAAAGATCAACGTCACCGAAGGTCGCGCGGTGCTGCACGTGGCGCTGCGCGCCCCGCGCGGCGCGACGATCATGGTGGATGGCCAGAACGTCGTGCCGTTGGTGCATGCCGTGCTGGACAAGATGGGCGCGTTCTGCGAGCGCGTGCGCGGCGGCGACTGGCGGGGCTTCACCGACCGGCCGATCAAGAACGTGGTGAATATCGGCATTGGCGGGTCGGACCTGGGTCCGGTGATGGCGTATCACGCGCTGCGGCACTATAGCCGGCGCGACATGACATTTCGGTTCATTTCCAACATCGACGGCACCGACTTCGCCGAGGCGGTGCGCGATCTCGACCCGGCCGAGACGCTGTTCATCGTCGCTTCCAAGACCTTCACCACGTTGGAAACGTTGACCAACGCGCGTTCGGCGCGCGATTGGTGCGTTGCGGCGCTGGGAGACGAGCGCGCGGTGGCGCGGCACTTTGTGGCGGTGTCGACCAACGCCGCGGAGGTGGCCAAGTTTGGCATCGACACCACCCACATGTTCGAGTTTTGGGATTGGGTTGGCGGCCGCTACTCGTTCGAGTCGGCCATTGGCCTGTCGCTGATGCTGGCGATTGGGCCGGCGCAGTTCGCCAAGATGCTGGCGGGGTTTCACGCGCTGGACGAACACTTTCGGTCCGCGCCCTTGGAGCGAAACCTGCCGGCGCTATTGGGCCTGATTGGCGTGTGGTACGACAACTTTTTTGGCGCCGAGAGCGTGGCGATCTTGCCGTACGATCAATATCTGGATCGTTTCAGCGCGTATCTGCAACAACTCGACATGGAGAGCAACGGCAAGCGGGTCGATCTGGACGGACGGGCGGTCGATTACGAGACCGGGCCGGTGGTGTGGGGGACGCCGGGCACCAACGGGCAGCACGCGTACTTTCAACTGCTACATCAAGGCACCAAGCTCGTGCCGTGCGACTTTATCGGCTTTCGCCAGTCGCTCAATCCGCTTGGCCGGCATCACGACTTGCTGATGGCTAACTTCCTTGCACAGACCGAGGCGCTGGCCTTTGGCAAGACGGCCGACGAAGTGCGGGCGGAAGGGGTAGCCGAGCGACTCGTGCCGCATCGCACATTCCCCGGCAATCGGCCCAGCAACTCGCTATTGCTCGAACGGCTGACGCCGGAGAGCCTGGGCAAATTGGTCGCGCTGTACGAGCACAAGGTGTTTGTGCAGGGAACGATCTGGAACATCAATTCGTTCGACCAATGGGGGGTGGAGCTGGGCAAGGCGCTGGCGCAGCGGATTGTGCCGGAGCTGGAAAGCGCCGGCCCGCCACAGCCGGCGCATGACAGTTCGACCAACGAGTTGATTCGGCGATATCGAGAGAGGCGGTAG
- a CDS encoding GNAT family N-acetyltransferase, with product MQVGPVTLIGRHVRLEPLSPSHYERLVAIGAQQGIFRWFPYEIEAAENLTLYLHGCQAAMQAGTLIAFATIEQATDSPIGATCFLNIDSAHRRLEIGGTWVAPPWQRTAANTEAKYLQLRHAFETLGAVRVEFKTDSLNERSQAALARIGAVREGTLRSHMICPGERLRDSVYFSVIASEWPEVKQRLEQRLAG from the coding sequence ATGCAGGTTGGTCCCGTAACGCTCATCGGTCGTCACGTGCGGCTAGAACCGTTGTCGCCAAGTCATTACGAACGGCTGGTCGCGATCGGCGCGCAGCAGGGGATTTTCCGCTGGTTTCCGTACGAGATCGAAGCGGCCGAGAATCTGACCCTGTATTTGCACGGGTGTCAGGCGGCGATGCAGGCCGGCACGCTGATCGCCTTTGCCACGATCGAACAGGCGACCGATTCCCCGATCGGCGCGACGTGCTTTTTGAACATCGACTCGGCGCACCGCCGGCTGGAAATCGGCGGCACCTGGGTCGCGCCACCGTGGCAACGGACGGCGGCCAACACCGAGGCCAAGTATCTGCAATTGCGACACGCTTTTGAAACACTGGGCGCCGTACGGGTGGAATTCAAGACCGACTCCTTGAACGAGCGCTCGCAGGCGGCGCTGGCGCGGATCGGCGCGGTGCGGGAAGGAACGCTGCGCAGTCACATGATCTGCCCCGGCGAGCGGCTGCGCGATAGCGTGTACTTTAGCGTGATCGCCAGCGAATGGCCCGAAGTGAAGCAACGCTTGGAACAGCGCCTGGCGGGTTAG
- a CDS encoding sigma-70 family RNA polymerase sigma factor has translation MPELQVTAAIEPTDRALIDQTLEGQTASFGELVRRYQDRLYRGLLHFCGSPDEAADVAQDAWLQAFGKLSSFQHASGFYTWLYRIAVNQMLSQRRRRRPAISLADWDASVVDRVGADGSPDAAQTRRDRAELVRRALASLSEEHRQVLALREMEEWSYEQISELLGLPIGTVRSRIFRARQELRAKLLPAIEQDML, from the coding sequence ATGCCAGAACTTCAGGTCACTGCCGCCATCGAACCCACCGATCGAGCGCTGATCGACCAGACCTTGGAAGGTCAGACCGCGTCGTTCGGGGAGTTGGTGCGGCGTTACCAGGATCGGTTGTATCGTGGTCTGCTCCATTTTTGCGGCTCGCCAGATGAGGCGGCCGATGTGGCGCAAGACGCATGGCTGCAGGCGTTTGGCAAGCTCTCCAGCTTCCAGCATGCCAGCGGCTTTTACACCTGGCTGTACCGGATCGCCGTGAATCAAATGCTGAGTCAACGCCGCCGGCGCCGCCCCGCCATATCGCTCGCCGATTGGGATGCCAGCGTCGTCGACCGCGTCGGCGCCGATGGCAGTCCCGACGCCGCCCAGACGCGGCGCGACCGAGCCGAACTGGTGCGCCGCGCCCTGGCGTCGTTGAGCGAAGAACATCGGCAGGTGCTGGCGCTGCGCGAAATGGAAGAATGGTCATACGAACAGATTAGCGAGTTGCTGGGGCTGCCAATCGGCACCGTGCGCAGCCGGATCTTCCGCGCGCGGCAAGAGTTGCGCGCCAAGCTGTTGCCGGCGATTGAGCAGGACATGCTGTGA
- a CDS encoding P-II family nitrogen regulator: protein MKLLFAIIQPTKLDALREALDKIGVTRMTVLDAQGYGRQRGRTHLYRGREYTTHLLRKVELEILVNDDFVERTIETIVSVARTGPEGTIGDGKIFVAPAEEGIQISDGQRGPGAV from the coding sequence GTGAAGCTGCTTTTCGCCATCATTCAGCCCACCAAGCTCGACGCCTTGCGCGAGGCGCTCGACAAGATTGGCGTCACCCGCATGACGGTGCTCGACGCGCAAGGCTACGGCCGCCAGCGCGGCCGCACGCACCTGTATCGCGGGCGCGAGTACACCACGCATCTGCTGCGCAAGGTGGAACTGGAGATTCTGGTCAACGACGACTTTGTCGAACGGACGATCGAGACGATCGTGAGCGTTGCCCGCACCGGACCCGAGGGGACGATTGGGGACGGCAAGATTTTTGTGGCGCCGGCCGAAGAAGGCATTCAGATCAGCGACGGGCAGCGCGGACCGGGCGCGGTGTGA
- a CDS encoding sugar phosphate isomerase/epimerase, whose protein sequence is MSRLAARRSFLKTSAAALAAGMAGRHRWSFGADAQPSNYGGFVMGLQTYTFREFPAEQALKFAHELGCGTVEMFDAHFPVTSSAEQIAAMKKSAAANGVKILTHGVNPFTKDHEANRRWFEFAKAAGIRNLSADPTEDSFDSLDKLVAEYDVRIAIHNHGPGARYDKVADTLNAIRGRHPNIGACADLGHYIRSAEDPVRAIQLFKGRLFGIHLKDFAEQKRDAKGVILGQGHLDLAGVFRALKEVEFPSDACVALEYEENPKNPLDDVKACLAAAAAGARKALG, encoded by the coding sequence ATGAGTCGTTTGGCCGCTCGCCGCAGTTTTCTGAAGACGTCCGCCGCCGCGTTGGCCGCTGGCATGGCAGGAAGGCATCGCTGGAGCTTTGGCGCCGACGCCCAGCCGTCGAACTACGGCGGCTTTGTGATGGGCCTGCAAACGTATACCTTCCGCGAGTTTCCGGCGGAGCAGGCGCTGAAATTTGCCCACGAGTTGGGCTGCGGCACGGTGGAGATGTTCGACGCGCATTTTCCGGTCACGTCGTCGGCCGAGCAGATCGCCGCGATGAAGAAGTCAGCGGCCGCCAACGGCGTGAAGATTCTGACGCACGGCGTGAACCCCTTCACCAAGGATCACGAGGCGAATCGCCGCTGGTTTGAGTTCGCCAAGGCGGCCGGCATTCGCAACCTGTCGGCCGATCCCACCGAGGATTCCTTCGACAGCCTCGACAAACTGGTGGCCGAGTACGACGTGCGGATCGCGATTCATAATCATGGCCCCGGCGCGCGCTACGACAAGGTGGCCGACACGCTGAACGCCATCCGCGGGCGCCACCCCAACATTGGCGCCTGCGCCGACCTGGGGCACTACATTCGTTCGGCGGAAGATCCGGTCCGGGCGATCCAACTGTTCAAGGGGCGCTTGTTTGGCATCCATCTCAAGGACTTCGCCGAGCAAAAGCGTGACGCCAAGGGAGTGATTCTGGGCCAAGGGCATCTCGATCTGGCGGGCGTCTTCCGCGCGCTCAAAGAGGTTGAGTTCCCCAGCGACGCCTGCGTGGCGCTAGAATATGAGGAGAACCCCAAGAATCCGCTGGATGACGTGAAGGCCTGTTTGGCCGCGGCGGCAGCAGGGGCGCGCAAGGCGCTGGGCTGA
- a CDS encoding thioredoxin family protein, translating to MRGLMCSIGIWLLLAAACLAGEYNDVLNIGDAAPAWSDLPGVDGKQHSLADLQEKQVVVVVFTCNSCPVAVDYEDRIVALAKKHTGEGAKVALVAINVNKIEADRLDKMQERAASKGFNFPYLYDQSQQIAKQYGANFTPEFFVLDRDRKIVYMGGMDDNSNPALAKNNYLEPAIAAALTGVPPQVKETVARGCRIRYERERRQRK from the coding sequence ATGCGTGGTCTCATGTGTTCCATCGGAATCTGGCTCCTGCTCGCCGCCGCCTGCCTGGCTGGTGAATACAACGACGTGCTCAACATCGGCGATGCCGCCCCCGCCTGGAGCGATCTGCCGGGGGTCGATGGCAAACAGCACTCGCTGGCCGATCTCCAGGAAAAGCAGGTCGTGGTCGTCGTCTTCACCTGCAATAGCTGTCCGGTGGCGGTCGACTACGAAGACCGCATTGTGGCGCTCGCCAAGAAGCACACGGGCGAAGGCGCCAAGGTCGCGCTGGTGGCCATCAACGTCAACAAGATCGAGGCCGACCGGCTCGACAAGATGCAGGAGCGCGCCGCAAGCAAGGGATTCAACTTCCCCTATCTGTATGACCAGTCTCAGCAGATCGCCAAGCAGTACGGCGCGAACTTCACCCCAGAGTTCTTCGTGCTCGATCGTGACCGCAAGATCGTTTATATGGGCGGTATGGACGACAACAGCAATCCCGCGCTTGCAAAGAACAACTACCTGGAGCCCGCCATCGCCGCGGCGCTGACGGGAGTCCCCCCTCAAGTGAAGGAAACAGTCGCTCGCGGTTGCCGCATTCGCTACGAACGCGAACGCCGCCAGCGAAAGTAA
- a CDS encoding OpgC domain-containing protein — MLIAPNFSIDAPSAPLSQLKPTTQRDQRIDFWRGICIVGMVSWHLFTHPSYPRALAFLVIQSINFAAEGFVLLAGVSIGYQLRKSPDRIRRAGPHLARAARFLALHYAMASCITVVIVTTGLFGMLPARTAAQWARDIALLQFQPYLGDVLTVFIFLFALTPLLLAVQRWGGDAALAVLSLVVFAVSVVAPVFAALNAHGAFVVNGWQIYFVLGILFGLHYQRVLEAWRSRPGYYLTLNLIVCGLLMGWRLMVELDPHLAASVPLALRFERHPLTLARVLDMVAQMHLLALVTTLVWRWIADWRPTAWLALMGRHSLEIFVVSVALDYLLKGLFNYYGWGPPLNILCWPVLLVVLYQLARLLAWRATNRTA, encoded by the coding sequence ATGCTCATCGCACCGAACTTTTCGATCGACGCCCCATCAGCGCCGCTATCGCAACTCAAGCCCACCACGCAGCGTGACCAACGCATCGACTTTTGGCGCGGCATCTGCATTGTCGGCATGGTCTCGTGGCACTTGTTCACGCATCCTTCGTATCCGCGGGCGTTGGCGTTCTTGGTGATTCAAAGCATCAACTTCGCGGCCGAAGGCTTTGTGCTGCTGGCTGGCGTTTCGATTGGTTACCAACTCCGCAAATCGCCAGACCGCATTCGCCGCGCCGGCCCGCACCTGGCGCGCGCGGCTCGCTTTTTGGCGCTGCACTACGCAATGGCGTCTTGCATCACCGTGGTCATTGTGACGACCGGTCTGTTTGGCATGTTGCCCGCGCGAACCGCGGCACAGTGGGCGCGCGACATCGCTCTGCTTCAGTTTCAGCCCTATTTGGGCGATGTGCTGACGGTGTTCATTTTCCTGTTTGCGCTCACGCCGTTGCTGCTGGCCGTGCAGCGGTGGGGCGGCGACGCCGCGCTAGCTGTTCTGAGCCTGGTGGTGTTCGCGGTGTCGGTTGTGGCGCCCGTCTTCGCCGCGCTCAACGCGCACGGGGCGTTTGTCGTGAATGGTTGGCAGATCTATTTTGTGCTCGGCATTCTCTTTGGCCTGCACTACCAGCGAGTGCTAGAGGCCTGGCGCAGCCGACCCGGTTATTACTTGACGCTCAACCTGATCGTTTGTGGGCTGCTGATGGGTTGGCGATTGATGGTCGAACTCGATCCCCATCTGGCCGCGAGCGTGCCGCTGGCGCTGCGCTTCGAGCGCCATCCGCTCACACTGGCGCGCGTCTTGGACATGGTGGCGCAGATGCACCTGTTGGCGCTGGTGACTACGCTTGTTTGGCGCTGGATCGCGGATTGGCGCCCCACGGCCTGGCTGGCGCTGATGGGCCGCCACAGCCTGGAAATCTTCGTGGTCTCCGTCGCGCTCGACTATCTGCTGAAAGGCCTGTTCAACTACTACGGCTGGGGCCCGCCGCTCAATATCCTCTGCTGGCCCGTGCTGCTGGTTGTGCTCTACCAGTTGGCCCGCCTGCTGGCTTGGCGCGCGACAAATCGAACGGCGTAG
- a CDS encoding protein kinase — translation MATDPDSFDDLVDDYLVDCQRRADAGEPLDQTLSDGPEELRARLARGRECVEMLAAIKRGGAQQNGPLLRQLGRFEILSELGVGGFGIVYRARDPRTDRDVALKIPRIESLASAEHRQRFEQEARATARLDHPNVAAILEAGIADDMPYIATTYYRGVTLSRWLRERKGPVPHKQAAEFVRKLADAVAHAHEHGVLHRDIKPGNILLAIPDGELLIGSELNQAVPKLMDFGLAKLTERNDAMTRTGTLVGTLRYMSPEQAMGQTKEIGPGADIYSLGAVLYELLAGRPPFSGDTDWEILRKIERVDVTRISQTRGSEIADLETICLKCLEKTPARRYATARLLADDLGRYLDGVPIRARRVTTTERVRKWARRNPAWAGLFAFATLAGLTLIGVLGWSNWRIAGALRSTREYAYGSDMRLVQDAWEQSSPADAQRYLNRYVPKTGEHDLRGVEWHYLRAMMNHDSKVIARQDSEIWSMAVSPDQRQLATGDRHGVIRLWNRPTTGKPIELIAHQSGNIDGLLFTPNGQWLISCGDDRAIRVWDVVTQQMVHELTGHNNWIGAIAISHDGRWLASGAGGGGVLLWDLESGTMARKIAAHPGAIRWLAMHPRRPWLASGCDDGQVQLWDYERNAPAGGLTDALLDSPANPSWRNALWADDDKLLAPTRNELWQWDLSQADSGKVAVTQFLSPDKIMSLGALGDTGMVVEGGSDSRPDVRIRDKSRRRSIVKTLHGHSDAVRCVIGLGGDVILSGSEDGTVREWNIAVTEQMGTRIPTAATPLCFAWAPSQQELLAGLENGEVVKIDRRTQQPTATLARLDSPISLIKFGPDQDRCAVVDRGGQLAWVDLAGGPCLPICKLAERPDRMAISRDGHWLAYSCKEALAVIDLHTGKQHARFNHAEGVWACTFLDARRLIAGDMRGESRCYDVVDKRRLGFLVGHRNTMGCATLSPDGKRFATAAKDKTVHVYDARSLKLLSTYMLRDALNRVYFLPDDRLFVTGEEMFGIVNMRTGQTMLDWPLSGDAKPTADGRAIAFTVGAELRVIDLDYPSGPTAGAE, via the coding sequence ATGGCAACCGATCCGGATTCATTTGACGATCTGGTCGACGATTACCTCGTCGATTGTCAGCGCCGCGCCGATGCCGGCGAGCCGTTGGACCAAACGTTGTCCGACGGGCCGGAGGAGCTGCGCGCGCGGCTGGCGCGGGGGCGCGAATGCGTCGAGATGCTGGCGGCCATCAAACGCGGTGGCGCCCAGCAAAACGGTCCGCTGCTCAGGCAGCTTGGCCGTTTTGAAATCCTGAGCGAACTCGGCGTTGGCGGCTTTGGCATTGTCTACCGTGCCCGCGATCCGCGCACCGACCGCGATGTGGCGCTCAAGATTCCGCGGATCGAGTCGCTCGCGTCGGCCGAGCATCGGCAGCGCTTTGAGCAAGAGGCCCGCGCCACGGCTCGACTAGATCATCCCAACGTCGCCGCAATCCTCGAGGCCGGCATCGCCGACGACATGCCATACATCGCGACTACTTATTATCGCGGCGTCACCCTGTCTCGCTGGCTGCGAGAGCGAAAGGGCCCCGTTCCTCATAAGCAAGCCGCCGAGTTTGTTCGCAAACTGGCCGATGCGGTCGCCCACGCCCACGAACACGGTGTGCTGCATCGCGACATCAAGCCGGGCAACATCCTGTTGGCGATACCCGACGGCGAACTGCTGATCGGCAGCGAACTGAATCAGGCTGTTCCCAAGCTGATGGATTTTGGCCTGGCCAAGCTGACCGAGCGCAACGACGCGATGACGCGCACCGGTACGCTGGTCGGCACCCTGCGCTATATGTCTCCCGAACAAGCGATGGGGCAAACCAAAGAGATTGGGCCGGGCGCCGACATTTACAGCCTGGGCGCGGTGCTGTACGAACTCTTGGCAGGACGGCCGCCATTTTCGGGCGACACCGATTGGGAAATTCTGCGCAAGATCGAACGCGTGGACGTCACGCGAATTAGCCAAACGCGCGGGTCGGAAATCGCCGATCTGGAGACGATCTGCCTCAAGTGCCTGGAAAAAACGCCTGCCCGGCGGTATGCGACGGCGCGGCTGCTGGCCGATGATTTGGGGCGCTATCTGGATGGGGTGCCGATCCGCGCGCGGCGCGTGACCACTACTGAGCGTGTGCGAAAATGGGCACGGCGCAATCCTGCTTGGGCCGGGCTGTTCGCGTTCGCTACGCTGGCCGGCTTAACGCTTATCGGCGTACTCGGCTGGTCGAACTGGCGCATTGCCGGGGCGCTGCGCTCCACCCGCGAGTATGCCTACGGCTCCGACATGCGGTTGGTGCAGGACGCCTGGGAACAATCCTCGCCCGCGGACGCGCAGCGCTATTTGAACCGTTACGTGCCCAAGACGGGAGAGCACGATCTGCGCGGCGTTGAATGGCACTACCTGCGCGCCATGATGAACCACGACTCGAAGGTGATAGCCAGGCAGGACTCCGAAATCTGGTCGATGGCGGTCTCGCCGGACCAGCGGCAACTGGCAACCGGCGATCGTCACGGCGTGATCCGCCTCTGGAATCGACCAACGACTGGCAAGCCGATCGAACTCATTGCGCACCAGTCGGGCAATATCGACGGACTTCTCTTCACCCCCAATGGCCAATGGCTGATAAGCTGCGGCGACGATCGCGCGATCCGCGTTTGGGACGTGGTGACTCAGCAAATGGTTCACGAGTTGACAGGACACAACAACTGGATCGGCGCGATTGCCATCTCGCACGACGGCCGCTGGCTGGCGAGCGGCGCCGGGGGGGGCGGCGTGCTGCTTTGGGACTTGGAATCGGGCACAATGGCCCGCAAGATCGCTGCGCATCCTGGCGCGATTCGCTGGTTGGCGATGCATCCTCGCCGACCGTGGCTGGCGTCTGGCTGCGATGATGGCCAAGTGCAATTGTGGGACTACGAGCGCAACGCGCCTGCCGGCGGGCTGACCGACGCCTTGCTCGATTCGCCAGCGAATCCCTCGTGGCGCAATGCGCTGTGGGCCGATGACGACAAACTGCTGGCGCCAACCCGTAACGAACTGTGGCAGTGGGATCTGAGCCAAGCTGACAGCGGCAAGGTCGCGGTCACTCAATTTCTGTCGCCCGACAAGATCATGTCGCTGGGCGCGCTCGGCGATACTGGCATGGTGGTCGAAGGAGGCAGCGACAGCAGACCCGATGTTCGCATTCGCGACAAATCGCGCCGCCGTTCGATTGTGAAAACGTTGCACGGACACTCGGACGCGGTGCGCTGCGTGATTGGTTTGGGAGGCGACGTCATCTTGAGCGGCTCGGAAGATGGCACGGTTCGCGAGTGGAACATCGCCGTCACCGAACAGATGGGCACGCGCATTCCCACTGCCGCCACGCCACTTTGTTTTGCCTGGGCTCCCTCGCAGCAAGAACTGCTGGCCGGCCTCGAGAATGGCGAGGTGGTGAAAATCGACCGCCGCACGCAGCAACCGACTGCCACCTTGGCTCGATTAGATAGTCCGATCAGCTTAATCAAGTTCGGTCCCGACCAAGATCGCTGTGCCGTCGTCGATCGCGGCGGACAACTCGCCTGGGTGGACCTGGCTGGGGGGCCCTGCTTGCCGATCTGCAAGTTGGCGGAGCGGCCCGATCGCATGGCCATCAGCCGCGACGGGCACTGGCTCGCCTACAGTTGCAAAGAAGCGCTCGCCGTGATCGACCTGCATACCGGCAAGCAGCATGCGCGGTTCAATCATGCCGAAGGGGTGTGGGCCTGCACGTTTCTCGACGCGCGGCGACTCATCGCCGGCGACATGCGCGGCGAGTCGCGCTGCTACGACGTCGTTGATAAACGCCGGCTCGGCTTCTTGGTTGGCCATCGCAACACCATGGGCTGCGCCACTCTGTCTCCCGACGGCAAGCGCTTCGCCACCGCCGCCAAAGACAAGACCGTTCATGTTTACGATGCCCGCAGCCTGAAACTGCTATCAACCTACATGTTGCGCGACGCGCTGAACCGTGTGTACTTTCTGCCCGACGATCGACTCTTTGTGACCGGCGAAGAGATGTTTGGAATCGTCAATATGCGCACGGGCCAGACGATGCTCGATTGGCCACTGAGCGGCGACGCGAAGCCGACGGCCGATGGCCGCGCGATCGCGTTCACCGTGGGGGCCGAGTTGCGGGTCATCGATCTCGACTATCCCAGCGGGCCTACAGCCGGCGCGGAGTAA
- a CDS encoding transglutaminase-like domain-containing protein — MVLRYRVGIVVTAANGPCQGIVATTPMPVDWREQQVKIIEDDLSPSVHDIQYRELEGGVKQMVLSIPYLAAGEECHAITTIEVTRHSLISPDETSELQIPKKLPKDIRAYLGTSPGIETRSPKIRSLSKEIIKGADDDAWSQVEAIYDWVRDNVKYREGDFKGALSALRAKEGDCEELSSLFIAMCRNNGIPARTVWVPGHCYPEFYLADASGAGYWFPCQAAGTRDFGGIPEHRPILQKGDDFVDPDRPSRKLRYVTEHVTGKGGKPRVRFVREMIGG; from the coding sequence ATGGTGCTACGTTACCGCGTGGGCATCGTGGTCACGGCGGCCAACGGACCCTGCCAAGGCATCGTGGCCACCACCCCCATGCCGGTCGATTGGCGCGAGCAGCAGGTCAAGATCATCGAAGACGACCTCTCTCCCTCGGTGCACGACATCCAGTACCGCGAACTGGAAGGAGGCGTCAAGCAAATGGTGCTGAGCATCCCGTACCTTGCCGCGGGAGAAGAGTGCCACGCCATCACCACCATCGAAGTCACGCGGCATTCGCTCATTTCCCCCGACGAGACCAGCGAGTTGCAAATCCCCAAAAAGCTGCCTAAGGATATTCGCGCGTATTTAGGCACTAGCCCTGGCATCGAAACGCGCAGTCCCAAGATTCGCTCGCTCAGCAAAGAGATCATCAAAGGCGCCGATGACGACGCCTGGAGCCAGGTCGAAGCGATCTACGATTGGGTCCGCGACAATGTGAAGTACCGCGAAGGCGACTTCAAAGGCGCGCTCAGCGCGCTCCGCGCCAAGGAAGGCGACTGCGAGGAGCTTAGCTCGTTGTTCATCGCCATGTGCCGCAACAATGGCATCCCGGCCCGCACCGTCTGGGTGCCCGGCCATTGCTATCCCGAGTTCTATCTGGCCGATGCGTCGGGCGCCGGCTACTGGTTCCCTTGCCAGGCGGCGGGCACGCGCGATTTTGGCGGCATCCCCGAGCATCGCCCCATCCTGCAAAAGGGAGACGACTTCGTCGATCCCGATCGCCCCTCGCGCAAATTGCGCTACGTCACCGAGCACGTCACCGGCAAAGGGGGCAAGCCGCGCGTCCGCTTCGTGCGCGAGATGATCGGCGGCTGA
- a CDS encoding LssY C-terminal domain-containing protein: MYLLIAYVVLPLLWRHYEHQPSLATAPKTTDTSNDIPGDPLNVGLVGSEEDVFRAFAAAGWHPADPVTLASSLKIAGSVLFDHKYQTAPVSPLFLFGRKQDLAFELEAGKSATHRNHVRLWRDPAAKVGDREFWIGAATFDQSVGLSHYTGQITHHIAADIDAERDLVIGDLAKAGHVTTEYQVSGVGPTFNGRNGGGDWYYTDGELTVAVLTEGGAPAAKRVERLANPAVVHWKNRFWQWLRHNVL, translated from the coding sequence GTGTATCTGCTGATTGCGTACGTTGTGTTGCCGCTCTTGTGGCGACACTACGAGCATCAGCCATCGCTCGCCACCGCGCCCAAGACCACCGACACCAGCAACGACATTCCGGGCGACCCCTTGAACGTGGGGCTGGTGGGGAGCGAGGAGGACGTGTTTCGGGCGTTCGCCGCCGCCGGTTGGCATCCGGCCGATCCGGTGACGCTCGCCTCGAGCCTGAAGATCGCCGGCAGCGTGTTGTTCGATCATAAGTATCAAACGGCGCCGGTCAGCCCGCTGTTTCTCTTTGGCCGCAAGCAGGATTTGGCTTTTGAATTGGAAGCGGGCAAGAGCGCCACGCACCGCAATCACGTGCGGCTATGGCGCGATCCGGCGGCCAAAGTGGGCGATCGCGAGTTTTGGATCGGCGCGGCCACCTTCGACCAGAGTGTGGGGCTGAGTCACTACACCGGACAGATCACGCATCACATTGCCGCCGATATCGACGCCGAGCGCGACCTGGTGATTGGCGACCTGGCTAAGGCCGGACACGTGACGACGGAGTATCAAGTGTCTGGCGTGGGGCCGACGTTCAACGGCCGCAATGGCGGCGGCGACTGGTATTACACCGACGGCGAGTTGACGGTGGCGGTGCTGACCGAAGGGGGCGCGCCAGCGGCGAAACGCGTAGAGCGGTTGGCCAATCCGGCCGTAGTGCATTGGAAGAACCGGTTTTGGCAATGGTTGCGGCACAACGTGCTGTAA